A region of the Phoenix dactylifera cultivar Barhee BC4 unplaced genomic scaffold, palm_55x_up_171113_PBpolish2nd_filt_p 001547F, whole genome shotgun sequence genome:
TACGCGCCAAGTCCATCAAAATTTGTATTACCTATGTTTAAAAGAATAGTTTATAACAGTATTTATTCGTCATTATAgttgaaaaaaatgaataataaaaaaaatcattgttgATCAAATGAGTTTACTAATTATTGaccaaataaaaaattatttttgaaccTATAGAAAAAATTAAGTTATTGCCATGATCTTATTTATCTGATGATTTCAATTATTTCTATAATGATTATTTTTTAGATATCAATTATTAATATATCTTAGCATTTACCGATCCAAAATCATCATAATTTTGACTGCTTTCAATGAAATAGAGTGAAAAACAATGATTGAAGAAATCTACCATCCCATTATTATGGGCTCGTACCAAAAAGTCATTTTTAATCATTATAATGATCTAacgacctctttttttttgtctttgtaATGGGAGGCAATGGTATTTTTGTCCCAAAAAAATTAGCGGTGAAAAGTTGCATAATAGCTAATTAGCCATTGCTTTTGTCACGCTATTACAATGGAACAATAGCTAATTAATGaccatatttattataaaaatattgataCACAGGACAACATATCCCCTCCTAAACCAGTATAAAGGCTGAAATTTTTTAAAGCATGCAGTGAATGTTATAAGAACCATTGTCCTTGTTCTTGTGGATATCCTGATAGAGGGTCCGAAATCGTCGTGCCGGCCTGAAACCATGATACAATTATTTAAAAGCAAAAAAGTCTTTACCACCGCCGCAATGAACGATGAAATGGACAGGTGTCATCGAGGAGCCAGCTAACGCCAATATCGGAAGAAAAGAGGTGGGAATAGTTTGATATTATAAtatgtttttttataaaaataataattaatataactACATCCTGCCAAGTCAGAAGAAGTAAAAAGTACAATAAGAGCGGAAGCCCTACAGTGGGCGTCTATAAGAACTCTCCAAAATATCGTGCAACATACGAGGCGATCCAGTCTACTATCATGTTCGTCTTTCCGGAAGACATGTGCTATTTGGTACATACCCAACTCCACTACCAGTCTGCGTGTCTCACAAATAAGTAGATAACCATCTTCATACCTAGTACATATTTTTAAAGTTTTCAAAAATGATAAAATCTATATATTGATATCGTGTAAGTAAATTATTATgaatataattataaatatgAGGATGGCAGCGGCGAGATTAATGAGAAAAcagattcttttacttgtgcATCTTTTGATGGCTGTGATCCGAAGATGGATGGCCATCAAATATGATAGaccacaagcatatataatatcatattcggTATATATTGTTTGATGGCTGTCTGATGACAGCCATCGGGAATTGTATAGCCATACTTTATGGCGTATGGAAGTGTGACCCATACACCGTCGAGGAACCTGATTGTATTGTGGAATCAGGAGAAATAACCATCACCGATGACTATGAGGAGCCACAAGGTTTCAACCATATACGCTCTAATCACTTGGGATACCATCGCCCGCACCATTGATTGCTTTCATAATATACCTGACAATTTGATCACATATTGCCACTGCCACCTATATGAATGCTCCGATTGGAGTCTAGAACGAGATGCCTTTGGACTTATGATCAAAGCCCCTAGACTTGTCCTCCAATGCCGATAAAATTAAGCTTGTAAGGTTGTTGCTGAGAATTACATATGAGATTTCGTTCCATATTAACTAATAAGTGGACGGAAAATGAAATGATATAGATGATTGAGCCCAGGTAGTTTCAGTTTTTAAATTGAATTGAATTCTAACTTATATATCAAGATTTTTTTCTAGTTGGACTAAAACTTTTTGCTTCAATGTCCAGTTAGGTTCGAGTTGTATATCAAAATCTTCTTTTGGTTGGAGCCACACCATACGTTTTCATCCCTCCAACAACTCCTTTTTGGGAGACCTACCATAATGGAACTCCCAACTATGACTGTAGGTGAGAAGGGAATCGTCAATGGCCACATCTTTGAGATGAAAAAGAGTTGAGAAAGATACAAGGGCCAAGATCTctagtagagagagagagagagaatgatagcAATTTAGAAGAGATTTTTCTTGGATAAAAAGATATTTAACCAGTTAGACTTAATAACCTATTACTCGATCAGAATTTAACTCATCAACGCCATGTTTAAGACAACAGAGCAGGTTGATCTTTTCTGATCTGCGCGTATATGTAGGTCTAGCATGGCTCTGCAACTATTTagtttataaaagaaaaaaacatcgTATTCATAAATGGTAGGTTGTTAGCTGCCTAAACTTAGCTGCCTAAACTATTCACAATCTGATCCGGCATCAATTAgtatttcaagaacaagttataggTACTAAAAAAAACAGTAAAAAGATGGCATATCAATGGAGAGCTATCACTAGATGAATGAGAGGTTACTGAATATGGATGACAATGATCTATAATAACAATTCTTTGATAGCTAGATACATTCTAAAACTCATTATCTACACCAAATAACTAAATAGCAAATGAAATTCATAATATGTATGAAAAAAGGATTGTTGGGATTTAACACGACCAGTGATATCATAAATAGATCCTCGCCATCTAAAAGAAAAGGCCTGTAGGTAGTCTTTGTCTAGGTGCTAACCTACAAGGTCGGGAAGCCACCCCTCCGAGCAACATAAAAAATGCTACATGCAAAGGCTTGTTAAGTAATTAAGTTGTGCCGATACCTTGACAGCATATGGAACAAAGCTTCTTTTTGGCTTGAAGATTCTTCACAAAATAGAGGCTGACGAAAACATTGACATATTGtgcctttttttatataaataataacATTTTATTTCCTTAGTATATATTAAATGGACTCAACCGAACAAGAAGCTTGCTATTTAAGATGTGAATCAGCGTCTGACCCATACGTCATGCCTAGCCATGCAAATGTAGACATTGTTTTCTATGTTAAGATACTGAGCATCTACTATAGCCATTTAGCACCATCTTAACAAACAATCTACATGTCAAACCACTCACTCTCGTACATCTCCACTCCACCGCCTAAGGTGATGTTTCTTGTCGCACCCGCGAAGTTAAAAACGCCATGATAGATAATCTTTTTGCTTGAGTTGCATCTCTTTGTGGTGGTATGCGGTGAGATTGATCAAGCAAGTCTGTAGCcatatgagatttttttttttataataaaactgaaattttgtTCATACCAACCTAGAAGAAATACATCTATATACATCTGATaataaaatatacaaaaaaATCAATAGTAGAAAGTAGTTTAAATATGTTTAGCCATATATATTACCACCCAAAAAGAATCGATCTCTTTCCATTTCAGCCTTAATACACTACTACCTAATCAATAATAGATGTTAGAATTTGACTTGCCATGCCTACGTGCTAGTCCAATGAAGAAAGATACACTTTAGCGAGAGTTCAGCAGCATCAGAGGACGTTGCCAGTGTGATCCCATGTATATAGTTCATTCATACTCCCGAAGGGTGGGTCTGAATTACTATTCTAGTTACCTGATCAAGGATAACTTGTggtattaaaaatttaaacgAAGAAAGATAAATTGGCCGTTGTTAGCAACTAGTTTGGTTGATTTTGGCCAACGTAACGTTAATTTGGAGCAGATTACTTGGCTCCACCATGATACATGGAGACAAAAAAGTGTCACATTCCTCTCACGTCTCACCCACCTGCTCTCACAAACTTTACCGGCCCAAGTGGCTGAGCAGTGGTCATTTCCACGCCTCGGAACAAATGAGAGAAGGGCAACAGCCCCAAGCAAAGCGCATTTATTTTGCTTCGGCTTGTCGTCAGGGAAAAGCCAAACCGCCGGGCACTCCCGTAATTCCTCCCGATCTCCATGCCTTGTTTAATGACGAAAAGGCCGCGACTCCATAACGCCGTCTTAAAAGCCCCTTCGGGACGGACGACAGGACACGAGACGAACAAAAGGGTACCCTTTTCCAGATCGAAATCCAGACGGCCCAATCCCGTTCTCCCGGAGTCGCTCGCCGGAGGAGCGATGAAGAGGCGTTGCGACGGATCCGACGGCGGGGGTCTCCAGATCGCCGCCGAAGAGGCGAACAAGAAGCGGAAGAGCGAAAAGGGGGCGGAGGCGGAGATGGCGGCGGTGGAACTGGGGGAGGACCTGGTGTTCGAGGTGCTGAAACGGGCGGACGCGAGGAcgctggcggcggcggcgtgCGTGAGCCGGCGGTGGCGGATGATGGCGGAGGATGAGCGGCTTTGGGAGGCGGTGTGCGTCCGCCACTGGGCCAGCATCGGGTGCGGCAACCAGCAGCTCCGGTCGGTGGTGCTCGCCCTGGGGGGGTTCCGCCGCCTCCACTCCGTCTACCTTCTCCCCCTGCTCAAGCCCTCCCTCCGCCGCCCTGCGGCCATTCCCCCACTACACCTCCCAgccaccgccaccgccgccgccggtgGGGGGCTGCCGGCGCGGTGGGGGAAGGACGAGGTCCAactttccctctccctcctctccatcgGCTACTTCGAGAAGATGAACCCCAACTACAAGCGGGGCGGAGACGGGTCTTGACGAGGACCGCGGGCGAGCCACCGGATCTCGTGGATCTCGGTTTTAGACCCaccctctttttccttcttcttctaatTTCTAATttcgatttttttatttttatttttatttttattctctgCCGTTGCTGTTGTGGTTTGCTCCAGAGGTGTGTGTTCTCTTTGTTTCTAATTCTGTGTAAACTTTATGGACCGTTGAATCCAACTTCCCCCAcgttttctcttttattgtgtAAATTTTACTGCCTGATTTGGTTTGAGTCTTGGCCTTTGGGGATGTGGGTTATTGGGGGAGAAGAAAACTTGGGGGTACGGAAAGGGGAGCGGAAGAGGTCGAAGGGAAAGTGGGAGTTAGTGCTGGGTTGAAGGCGGGTAttcccattttttctttttgttcttctaaTTGGATAGTTTAATAAATGTGGATTGGTTTCCATTGGCAGTGTTGGATTTTATTTGGCTGTAAAGACAAAAGAGAAGGGCGACGGGAAGGAACACCgaagaggcaaaaaaaaaaaagggcggaCTTCTTATTATTTAGTCatattctttccttcttttttttttttgttgaatcgGCAGCTCAGTACTGCTTTGTACTGCTTTAGTTATATTCTTTTAATGCACATCTTAAggaaaaaattctaaaattctaaaTTCTTTCTACTGATAAAATCAttttatgattaaaaaattgtAATACATACTATGtatctaaataatatatattaagtaaattagttatttaacaagttaatatatatatttaagtaAATAGATATATAGTTAGATGCACACTTAATAAACTAGTCATATTTAATAAATTAGTCATCTAAtagtttaatatatatttttaaataaattaatacattGTTTTCATAATATCATATTTATCAATACATACTATATGACCGACGATATGCATTTGTTCACTTTCTAATACATACTGAAAGTTTATCTGATATATATCTAGTAATGATTCAATACACACTGCCAAGTAAATCGATTTATGATtttcagaatattttttttatcagtaCGCATTATATGGTCAGATAATACATGCTAAGTAATTAATTATTtcgtatttatttttaaaaaagttagAGGTTGACGGGCTCTGTTAGTAGTatgagttttatttttatttgactTTTAGGTATCATTTTTAAGATGGATGCAGGAGAATTGGtgataaaataagagttttgTCTTATATAATTTTTGTTCGAAAGGAATACGGACAAAGTGGTTTTTTCTAAAGTATTTTGGGCCGCTTCTGGAGGAGGGCTTGTGCAATTATCCATGTGGATTGTTAGAAGAAAGTATGTGGAGTTTCCCTCGAACTCTGATATTGGATTATCTACTTCAAATTGAAgagagtattttttttttgaaggtggGTTTAATTAATGCATTTGTATGCTATTTGcctcttcatggcatatgattGGTTATAATTAGTCATAAATAGCGTAGCAGGTATGCCAATTGACACTTGACAGAGGACAAGCATTCAAGCATGCGAGAGGTGGGAGACATTCAATAGTATGGAATGGACAATTGTGACTATTTGAaccaattaaaaagaaaaagaattgccTCCAAAAAAAAGAGTTAATTGATGTCTATTATTGATCTGGAATCAGGAGAGGGTTTGATGGATCTTGTGATCATATTAATTGGTGTTGCTCTTAGGAATATGATGATTATGCTTTtaatagctcaaagttttttttcctcaaaaaaaaaaaaaaaaaactaatcccCAGAGCTTTGATCAATTGCACAAAAGGATTTTCCATGGCAGCATAACAAAATGTATCAACCATGATGCAAAAACCCTAAGCCTTTTAAAAAATACACATCAATAAACCAAGACAAGCCTTTTTATCTAGCATAGACAATCTGGTTAGCCATTTACAAGGGAGTGATAGAATTGAATTAGCCAAGTCCGTACATCCTAATAATGGATGCATAATTTGttatgaaataaataaataaattttaagttaAAAGCACAAAGGCAAAACTAGTGCACATTGTGACACCattaaatttattaatataccattaataaatttatataggTACACATATAGTTAGGACCATGTGTATTAATGTAATTCTCAATCTTGTAGTAGCACCTTATCTGATATAGTTGATTACCTTTTAGGATAACGTGGATGATATTGAAGAGAGGCTATTTTTGTGTTTTAAACCCATGACCATTACATCCAATATAGTTGATTACTTTTAGGATAACATGGATGATATTGAGGAGAGATTATTTTTGTGATTTGAATCGTAACCACCAGGTCAAAATGGAATGATCTTACTATAACCCTTACTACATCCAAGAGAAGAAAATTTCTTAAAAGGATAAAAATTTGCTTCTCGGCTCTTGTTAACCCTCAAAATAGTAGAATTTAATATTAAATTTTGGATTGTTAGAAGTTTCTCAAATTTACTTGTGGGCTCTTGTTGACCCTCAAAATGATGAATTTCATATTGAAACTTTGGATTGATGAAAGTTTGGCGGCTCATGGGAGTTCAAATACGAATTTAGATTGGAGCATAATGATGATCTCACAAATAATTTGTTACCCTCATCTTGGTAGATGTTGTGCAAAATCATATCTCTTGTCCACTAACCACACTAATTTTCAACAATTTTAGCCCAACtttataaaatttatagttaTGATGGGTTTCTCTTCTTGAATCTCCCAAATTTCTGGAATTTTTGAGGATCATTATGATAATTCCTTAGTAATTTGCTTTATAAGGAAAAGCTAGAAGCTTATGCTTGGAATGCCTAGTTAAAAACATGGGAAAAATTAATTATGACCTTTCCTTGAATCACCATATAATGATTGGGGTCtagcaatatttcattttagtcCCCTGTGTGCATGTGCAAGAGAAGTGAATAAGTGTAAGCTACGCTGCCCGACAGTATGGAGTATTGACCACATCGAGAGATAGGCCCTGAAGCAATTAGGAATAAGCGGAACCAATGTATTCTAATTTCTTGCCTTGCACTAGCCATCCTTGCTTTATACATGCATGTCactgtttcatatgcattgtgCCCTTCTTTAACACGCTTATACTTTATTTCGTGCACAAGCCAAAACTTAAGTTTACATAGCCATTAAAACAAGGGATTAAGAATAAAATTCTTGATTAACAAGCCCCAATCATTAAATGACATTTTAATGAGGGGCACGAAGTTACTTTCTTAGTTAATTTGTAGGCTCAAGTTTGTCTTCACCTTTTTGCTCTCGTCTCTTTTTCTTTGGTTTGAGGTCACAGACGAAACAAAGGCTTGGTGCCCCTCATTGGCTTAAGGAGTTCACACAGGTGAGACGAACTGATGATGATGTTTAGAGTGCTGTGGATTGGTGAACCTCGTAGGCTTGATCTTCAATAATCAAAGGCTATATGCCTCTATATGTTGCCCAACCATAATACTTCATATATGTAAGCATGTACTTACAGCTTTTTGTTTCAAGGCTTTTGATGTTACTCAAGAGGGTGGTGGTTGAACCATCAAGTGCCACGGACCCTTTTATCACCACTTGGAATTGTACAAGTATATGTGTGGGATATCgtagcattttttttctttccattccatGTCTAAAAGGGGGGCCAACATGAACAATTTTTGCAAGCAATGTGATGCCAATTTGAATTCTGACTTGCTAGCTGGGTAGCTTAAAGATTATGTTAGATTATTCTTCAAGTTTAGCTTAGACATCTTATTTTACTTGCTTATTGTGTAATATAATTGgagtctttatatatatatatataaaatttattattttatctttcACTAGTATTGTCGGACATGAAGAATTAACATATTAGTAAAAGAATTAATTATCAAGTAAAAATGTGGCGCGTAGGGGTCACATATAAATAAGGTAGCTAGAAGAAAACCGCTCTCTACATAATTATACATAGGGTTGGAAGTTGAAGGTGCAGccccgttgagttgagttgGTAAGCCTCTTGTATGATTAAGTTTGGCCTGAATTATCACTTGTTTttggataaatttttttttaaaaaagagaagATGGAAGTCCCATTGTAATTGTTATCAAGGCCCTTTGGAttcttatttaatttaattttagtccatCATTGGTTTTTATCATGTCGTTTGTTAtctaattttcttaataaaccGTAGCTTGATGCCACTCCAAAGCCAAAATAGCATTCTCAGATAGTTCTTATGTATCAACAAAAGGCATTGCTCGTTTGCGTGAGAAGACTTGAAAGGCaacaaagaaaaattttcttccaTGGACATGGACGTTGCTGCTGACCTATCCGCTTCTGGATATTGTTAGAAGTTATTTaccaagggctcgtttggttcgcaggaaaaggaggggggaaagtgtggtcaacgggaaagtaatgaaatgcctcttgtttggttggagttttcaaaggagagagatgggaaagttgtattcccatgggaatatgattcccatatttcatgggaaagtctttcccatgagaaacatgggaaagttactttcccatgaggtgggaatcactcctttttttatttttttcccaaaaagacccttcagcattaaagaagcattaaagaggcattaaagacctaatttttattaagggcataatagtaattatacataacttttctagaaaagtggatggtcaaccaaacataagcactttggaaatttgtcactatcccatggttaaccaaacatgccaaaagtactttcctaggtatcctcttcctaggaatctgattcccaggaatcatattcttaggagggaaaatactttccgcgaaccaaacgagccccaagAGAATTGCTATAGTATAATTGTGctttttttaggaaaaaaaaaaattaatcctAGCCATTCATTTTATAGGGTCGTACGGCCAAGATTCCACCGCCGGCCTTCCAAGTTCCAACAAGATAATTGGACAGACGGCAAGGTGGGACCGGGAACGCGCTACACGTACCCGGGCGGGGACAATTCTCACGGGAGGTGATCACATCCCAATGCCTCGATGCTTTTCTTGATTTCTTCTCCTCGCCTCGTGAGGGGCCCCACGGGAGAGCACCATAGGGAGACGGGACCGGCCATTGCTATTTCCATCACTGCGGTGGTCTCGTCCTCCGCCTCCCGGTAGCCGCCGGCCGTCCCGGATGGGAAGAGCTCCcgctctcctctctttccttctccacaTCCTCTTTCTTCTGGGGAGAGTCCGGTGCTCCGCTGTCGCCGCCCTCGGCCGCAGATTGCCGCCCTCCACCGACGGTGTTTGCGCTCGGCTGATTCGACCTTTGGGCTACCCTTGCTCCGAACACGCTGTAtcgtcttccttctttccttcttcttttagcTCCACAATATTGATCACATCTTTAGCGTGtctttgtttccttttctttgtttagTTTAAGAAAGGGCTTTTTATTCTGGatgttatcttttttttttttttttgatatttttgatttttagtgcaaaaGAACGAGTTTTTGAGCGCGAATTTCAGTCATCAAGAAGCATGCAGGAAATCTTGAATTGTTGCCCAAGGGGAAGTGACGATTAGTGTGTTTAAATATTGGCAAGGGCTATCTATTGTTATGGAATTATGACGAATCTTTAAATTATTTGGTAGTTGGATATTGTAGATTCTGTAATGTGCTCAGTTTGACCTGCCTCATTAAGACGTGCAGATTGAAATGAGGTTTCATGATCTGcttgttattttttgatttatgaattttagatCTATAATTTGATTTGTTTATAACCAATTCAGAGAAAGGATGGGTCATGTATACAGTAACACGCAAGTAGAATTTCTAGACAAAAAGATGTAGCAACAATAGTGACAATGCTACTTATAAGGAGACATAGATAATTGCAATTCAGGTAATACAGCTCTCCTGTCTCATGCTCTCCATTAAACACCTTAAGCTTTGCAGTCCTGGATAGGTGCAAAAGTGAAGACATAAGTAATAAATTTCAAGCGATTTATTAATATACTCACTAAAAGAAGACTCATCTATGTGTGGTATGGATGCTAGTGATTGTCCGGTTCTGCTGGATGAGTTTAAGTAGTTAGGTGGTCTAGCTATGTTCTCTGCTGCTGTTGCAGCCAGTATAGCATCGCTACAGGTGGTCTTGTCTTGAGTTTGTAATACTGGCGGAGGTCTTGAAAAATTGCACAAATGCAGCTTgctaaaaaaaaacttgatagAATTCCTCTATATCCAGTCTTGAATAGCAAAGTATGGTCCAGTAAGATTTGTTTGATGATGGGCACAGGTCAACAGGTAAGGGCATTGATGGAAttatcttgaatttaatctagaTGCTAAGTATGGGGTTTGATTTAGTACAAGGAAAGGGTACTGGGTTGTGAAACTTGAAAAAGACATCCATTTCTCAAAAAGATGAGGTGCTAGAGGAGATCTTTGGCATTGATTGGAAAGGGGATGTCAGTTGACTTATAGATGTTTCCTTTTATCAAGACATTTGCCTTGAGGTTGAAATGGAAATATCTTGAAAAGCTTACTAAGGAAAATCTTGCATGGAGGAAATTAatggaaggagaaagaaaggtgTGGGTGTTTGTGCAGGGCGGGGGggctaataataaaataaaaacccCAGATTTTCTATTCTTTGAAGATCCAAAGGAACCATAGAATGAATAGAAACATAAACAAAAAGGATGgagcaaaattttcttttccatttggATAATTAGATGATTGGAGTCTTTTGCTAAAAAAAGTACCTGGCAGTGCTTTAGGTTTGGATATGTTACAGTGAAGAGTATCTAGGAGATACAAGAGATTCTACTTTGTATGGATCTCTGGTACAACAGGCCTAATGCTTGATGTATTTTAAGTTCCATAACATAATTCACATTAGCAGCtgaaaggaaaaagaggaaagacCCAAGGGAAACTTTGATGTGCGTGGTGAGAGGGACAAAGACAAGGAAGGACAAGGGCGACAGTTACCTTTTCCATCAAGTCTGCCTA
Encoded here:
- the LOC103714146 gene encoding F-box protein GID2-like, encoding MKRRCDGSDGGGLQIAAEEANKKRKSEKGAEAEMAAVELGEDLVFEVLKRADARTLAAAACVSRRWRMMAEDERLWEAVCVRHWASIGCGNQQLRSVVLALGGFRRLHSVYLLPLLKPSLRRPAAIPPLHLPATATAAAGGGLPARWGKDEVQLSLSLLSIGYFEKMNPNYKRGGDGS